A section of the Drosophila sechellia strain sech25 chromosome 3L, ASM438219v1, whole genome shotgun sequence genome encodes:
- the LOC6621484 gene encoding ribosome biogenesis protein BMS1 homolog, protein MADDAGQDKRKQHRARQSGVKADKKKLKAKKDSNQKEPELTARQRNPKAFAINSAQRAERNFRRKEDLTAKKQHIPVVDQTPDVPPPVLIAVVGPPKVGKTTLIKDLIKSFTRTNVTDIKGPITIVTSKKRRITLLECNNDVNSMIDVAKCADLVLLLCDASYGFEMEIFEFLNICQVHGMPKIMGVLTHLDMIKNPKQLRKRKKELKHRFWTEVYDGAKLFYLSGLLHGEYLRNEVKNLGRFISVMKFRPLQWRGAHSYLLVDRIEDVTNTDRVRRDPKCDREVVLYGYVRGVPLKQEHMVHIAGLGDARIDELNVIPDPCPLPGTEKKRSLLEKERLLYAPMSGVGGIVYDKDAVYIELQGSHSHKEQEQTAEAAEQAELVNKLIDKKATIDEQMEQQEFRLFSDAKPIKSKDFRNDQDDEEEDEEPESSENEDDDGEDSGLDAADSEEEQQDEFDADDWRGENSEEEEDAEEEDASSGDEEYQSLGNVKTSNESDSDDEEARVLASNMSWKTNLAQKARDAFLQRHSESKNLMRLVYGVYNQSEHSRQEAQAEDDDSEEELGGLFRVAAKKQSQQQSDKDIKDKDERCFFEYQGDGTRDWLAEDNKELIKNCFVTGKWKASEDAENLLKMDDMSDAESEVYGDFEDLETGEQHSGKPKAGDGGESGEENSKPEDSSAAKRKLTRVEEENLTKAELMAKKLKLKAKFDAEYDNSGEGKGEEDNGRITGDHSFYDDLKAEAQRQSELNKSEFAHLDNEFRIQIEGYRPGLYVRLGFKQLPAEFIENFDASYPVLVGALNMTEENVGYVNCKVKKHRWYKKILKTGDPLIISMGWRRFQTVAIYAKVEDNFRQRYLKYTPNHVTCSMTFWGPITPQNTGFLALQTVRQDQEEMRRLGFRIAATGCVTEVDKSSQIMKKLKLVGHPFKIYKKTAFVKDMFNSSLEVAKFEGAKIKTVSGIRGQIKKAHHTPEGSYRATFEDKILLSDIVFCRTWFRVEVPRFYAPVTSLLLPLDQKSQWQGMKTLGQLKRERAVQNAAQPDSMYTSIVRKEKIFRPLTIPKALQRALPYKDKPKLGPENPKAALERVAVVNSPYEQKVSKMMKMIETNFKDKRQRERMEMKKRIKNYREKKREKMASKERRQKELRKKVSRAISKVRGKQTA, encoded by the exons ATGGCCGACGATGCCGGCCAGGACAAGCGAAAGCAGCACCGCGCCCGCCAGTCCGGCGTGAAGGCGGACAAGAAGAAGCTGAAGGCCAAGAAGGACTCCAACCAGAAGGAGCCCGAGTTGACCGCCAGGCAGAGGAATCCCAAGGCGTTCGCCATCAACTCGGCGCAGCGAGCAGAGAGGAACTTCCGGCGCAAGGAGGACCTTACGGCCAAGAAGCAGCATATTCCGGTTGTCGATCAAACTCCGGACGTACCGCCACCCGTACTGATTGCCGTGGTGGGACCACCCAAAGTTGGCAAGACTACGCTGATCAAGGACCTAATCAAAAGCTTTACGCGGACGAATGTCACCGATATAAAGGGTCCCATTACTATTGTGACCTCCAAGAAGCGCCGGATTACCCTGCTGGAGTGCAACAACGATGTGAACTCCATGATCGATGTGGCCAAATGCGCCGATCTGGTCCTGCTGCTCTGCGACGCAAGCTACGGCTTCGAAATGGAGATCTTTGAGTTCCTGAACATCTGCCAGGTGCACGGCATGCCCAAGATAATGGGCGTACTTACCCACCTGGACATGATCAAGAACCCCAAGCAGCTGAGGAAGCGAAAGAAGGAGCTCAAGCACCGCTTCTGGACAGAAGTCTACGATGGCGCCAAGCTCTTCTACCTTTCTGGCCTTCTTCACGGCGAGTACCTGCGGAACGAAGTCAAAAACCTGGGACGATTTATCTCCGTAATGAAGTTCCGTCCGCTGCAGTGGCGAGGTGCACATAGTTATCTGCTGGTTGACCGCATAGAAGATGTGACAAACACAGATCGCGTGCGCCGGGATCCCAAGTGTGACCGTGAGGTTGTACTGTACGGCTATGTCCGAGGAGTTCCTCTCAAGCAGGAACACATGGTGCACATAGCTGGCCTGGGGGATGCCCGCATCGACGAGTTGAACGTCATTCCCGATCCTTGCCCCCTGCCTGGGACGGAAAAGAAGCGAAGCTTGCTGGAGAAAGAACGATTATTGTACGCCCCCATGTCCGGAGTCGGTGGAATTGTTTACGACAAGGATGCGGTCTACATTGAGCTACAGGGATCGCATTCGCACAAGGAACAAGAGCAAACTGCTGAGGCTGCCGAGCAGGCGGAGCTGGTGAACAAGCTGATCGATAAGAAGGCCACCATCGATGAGCAGATGGAGCAGCAAGAGTTCCGTCTATTCTCAGATGCCAAGCCAATCAAGTCCAAAGACTTCCGCAATGATCAGGACGACGAAGAGGAGGATGAAGAGCCGGAAAGTAGTGAGAATGAGGATGATGATGGAGAGGACTCTGGTCTGGATGCCGCTGACAgtgaggaggagcagcaggatgAGTTCGATGCGGACGATTGGCGTGGGGAGAACagtgaggaggaggaggatgctGAGGAGGAGGATGCTTCTTCTGGCGATGAGGAGTATCAAAGCCTGGGAAATGTGAAAACATCCAACGAATCCGATTCGGACGATGAGGAGGCTCGCGTCCTGGCCAGCAACATGAGCTGGAAAACTAACCTGGCCCAGAAGGCCCGCGATGCTTTTCTCCAACGTCACTCGGAGTCGAAAAACCTGATGCGCCTCGTCTACGGTGTTTATAATCAGAGTGAACATAGTCGTCAGGAGGCACAAGCAGAAGACGACGACTCAGAAGAAGAACTAGGTGGCCTGTTCCGGGTGGCTGCTAAAAAACAAAGCCAGCAGCAATCAGACAAGGACATTAAAGATAAAGACGAGCGGTGTTTCTTTGAGTATCAGGGTG ATGGTACTCGGGATTGGCTGGCGGAAGACAACAAGGAACTTATCAAAAACTGCTTCGTTACCGGCAAGTGGAAGGCCAGTGAGGATGCTGAAAATCTACTAAAGATGGACGACATGAGTGATGCAGAAAGCGAAGTGTACGGAGACTTTGAGGATTTGGAGACGGGCGAGCAGCACAGTGGTAAACCCAAAGCAGGAGATGGTGGAGAATCGGGAGAAGAGAATTCCAAACCTGAGGATTCCTCAGCAGCCAAGCGCAAACTGACCCGCGTAGAGGAGGAAAATCTCACCAAGGCCGAACTGatggcaaaaaaattaaaattaaaggcCAAGTTCGATGCAGAGTACGACAACAGCGGCGAGGGAAAGGGCGAGGAGGATAATGGTCGGATAACTGGCGATCACTCCTTCTACGATGACCTTAAAGCGGAGGCTCAGCGGCAGAGCGAGCTAAACAAGAGCGAATTTGCTCACCTGGACAATGAGTTCCGCATTCAGATCGAGGGCTATCGACCGGGTCTTTACGTTCGCCTTGGATTCAAGCAGCTGCCCGCCGAGTTCATCGAGAATTTCGATGCCAGCTATCCGGTACTGGTTGGTGCCTTAAACATGACCGAGGAGAACGTTGGCTATGTCAACTGCAAGGTGAAGAAGCACCGTTGGTACAAGAAGATCCTCAAAACAGGTGATCCTTTAATCATCTCAATGGGTTGGCGCCGTTTCCAAACAGTGGCCATCTATGCCAAGGTGGAGGACAACTTCCGTCAGCGATACCTTAAGTATACGCCCAATCATGTCACCTGCAGCATGACCTTCTGGGGCCCAATAACGCCTCAAAATACTGGTTTCCTGGCCTTGCAGACTGTGCGACAGGATCAGGAGGAGATGCGTCGGCTTGGCTTCCGGATAGCGGCCACAGGCTGTGTCACCGAGGTGGACAAATCTTCGCAGATCATGAAGAAGCTCAAGCTGGTGGGACATCCGTTTAAGATCTACAAGAAGACGGCCTTTGTGAAGGACATGTTTAACTCCTCACTGGAAGTTGCAAAGTTCGAAGGAGCCAAGATCAAAACGGTGTCCGGAATTCGTGGACAGATCAAGAAGGCTCACCACACGCCCGAAGGTTCTTATCGTGCCACATTCGAGGACAAGATTCTTCTGAGCGACATAGTCTTCTGCCGCACCTGGTTCCGTGTGGAAGTGCCTCGGTTCTATGCTCCTGTGACCTCACTCCTCCTGCCGCTGGACCAGAAGAGCCAGTGGCAGGGCATGAAGACGCTCGGTCAACTCAAGCGGGAGAGGGCAGTGCAAAATGCAGCCCAGCCCGACAGCATGTACACATCGATCGTGCGCAAGGAGAAGATCTTCCGCCCACTTACCATACCCAAGGCCCTTCAGCGGGCGTTGCCGTACAAGGACAAGCCCAAGCTGGGACCGGAGAATCCCAAGGCGGCGCTGGAGCGCGTGGCCGTGGTTAACTCGCCGTACGAGCAGAAGGTGTCCAAGATGATGAAGATGATCGAGACCAATTTTAAGGATAAGCGGCAACGTGAACGCATGGAAATGAAGAAGCGCATCAAGAACTACCGCGAGAAGAAGCGGGAGAAGATGGCTTCCAAGGAGCGGCGCCAAAAGGAGCTGCGCAAGAAGGTATCGCGGGCCATCAGCAAGGTGCGAGGAAAGCAGACTGCCTGA
- the LOC6606044 gene encoding myosin heavy chain, embryonic smooth muscle isoform, which yields MVSPRKLASSYGPRASQSEANNLMAASAKSCESLFSASSRESASLIYQRSKAPPQQRGGVKGSGSMSSQNHSEIHQRVMSARNLRAKTFQNQLADAQAEIANLAHENRMLRTLHNRQSSALNKYEANNAELPKLLRSHAEELRVWQTKYRTLQAANKALELKLKQKEEIILSLSDQNKHYSQLNKDKNLDERQKLQEKLKSLEQRLEEKDNDMKLMARKVQLESKNIRQQLLNEQRKGKEVMLKLEKAKLEISGYRKLEEYTLGTDKVNPLSSGRRTKLSGVTDEPDKIDKLEKSMEMLDKAIEKNNQSEFTALTDVMESESFYDFDKDSAEDKSGPNTPPSQIERQVGGRGGKLVLPPATNHAKMGQKANRSTLSQVLSAQAKISVSSGKSAKSRIAVAVPKMESVQVIKRREPETMSRLVSAEAKPKQKSLEYEYEDDYEPAGDDGDDDAYGLMSKMCEGEEEPQDNSEENANDSSLLKYSAYMDNKSSEGDPLEESMEEYDGTDGQQSQGSDDEDHSVRAPRLKENMSSLRKQISDDFKDRESFLKTFCRQASNSHMRDDPAPKKRSSIATGAASSSHMTGSRKHALLAALKTIDDNKSQD from the exons ATGGTATCGCCGCGCAAGCTGGCATCGTCCTACGGCCCAAGAGCATCCCAATCGGAAGCGAACAATCTGATGGC AGCGTCGGCAAAGAGCTGTGAGAGCCTATTCTCGGCCAGCTCCCGGGAGTCGGCCAGCCTGATCTACCAGCGCAGCAAGGCGCCACCGCAACAACGTGGCGGCGTTAAGGGTTCCGGCAGTATGAGCTCCCAGAACCACAGCGAGATCCATCAGCGCGTCATGTCCGCGAGGAACCTTCGCGCCAAGACCTTCCAGAACCAACTGGCCGATGCCCAGGCGGAGATTGCCAATCTGGCGCACGAGAATCGCATGCTGCGCACGCTCCACAATCGCCAGTCATCGGCGCTCAATAAGTACGAGGCCAACAACGCCGAGCTGCCCAAGTTGCTCCGCTCCCATGCCGAGGAGCTGCGCGTGTGGCAGACCAAGTACCGCACTCTCCAGGCTGCGAACAAGGCTCTGGAGCTAAAGCTCAAGCAGAAGGAGGAAATCATCCTGTCGCTGAGCGATCAGAACAAGCACTACAGCCAGCTCAACAAGGATAA GAATCTCGACGAGCGCCAAAAGCTTCAGGAGAAGCTGAAATCCCTGGAGCAGCGTTTGGAGGAGAAGGACAACGACATGAAGCTGATGGCCCGCAAGGTGCAGCTGGAGTCGAAGAACATCCGCCAGCAACTGCTCAACGAGCAAAGGAAGGGCAAGGAGGTGATGCTGAAGCTGGAGAAGGCCAAGCTGGAGATCAGTGGATACCGCAAGCTGGAGGAGTACACT CTCGGCACCGACAAGGTGAATCCCCTGTCCTCCGGACGACGAACCAAACTCAGTGGCGTCACCGATGAGCCGGACAAGATCGACAAGTTGGAGAAGTCAATGGAGATGCTGGACAAGGCCATCGAGAAGAACAACCAAAGCGAATTCACGGCTTTGACGGATGTGATGGAGTCGGAATCGTTCTACGACTTCGACAAAGACAGTGCCGAGGACAAGAGTGGACCAAACACTCCACCTAGTCAAATCGAACGACAGGTGGGCGGGCGGGGCGGCAAGCTTGTCCTGCCGCCCGCCACGAACCACGCTAAGATGGGACAGAAAGCCAATCGGTCCACTTTGAGCCAAGTCCTCTCGGCCCAGGCAAAGATTTCGGTATCTTCTGGAAAATCTGCTAAATCACGCATTGCCGTTGCTGTGCCCAAAATGGAAAGTGTCCAGGTTATCAAGCGTCGCGAACCGGAGACCATGTCCAGACTGGTTTCCGCCGAAGCCAAGCCCAAGCAGAAGTCTCTGGAGTACGAGTACGAGGACGACTATGAGCCGGCTGgagatgatggtgatgatgacgCCTACGGCCTGATGAGCAAGATGTGCGAGGGGGAAGAGGAACCACAGGACAACAGCGAAGAGAATGCCAACGACAGCAGTCTATTGAAATACTCGGCCTACATGGATAACAAGAGTAGCGAGGGCGATCCCCTGGAGGAATCAATGGAGGAGTACGACGGAACTGATGGTCAACAATCGCAGGGCAGCGACGATGAG GACCATAGTGTACGTGCTCCGCGTCTGAAGGAGAACATGTCCAGCCTACGCAAGCAGATCTCGGATGACTTCAAGGACCGCGAGAGTTTCCTGAAGACGTTCTGCCGCCAGGCCAGCAACAGCCATATGCGCGACGATCCCGCGCCGAAGAAGAGGAGCAGCATCGCGACCGGAGCGGCCAGTAGTAGCCACATGACCGGCAGTCGCAAGCATGCCCTCTTGGCCGCTCTAAAGACGATCGACGACAACAAGAGCCAGGACTAG
- the LOC6606045 gene encoding putative odorant-binding protein A10, with product MGQPGFRRAMGHFSLVVALMCTTCFQVEGLPHPPATSPSPMMERMVEQAYDDKFDNVDLEEILNQERLLINYIKCLEGTGPCTPDAKMLKEILPDAIQTDCTKCTEKQRYGAEKVTRHLIDNRPTDWERLEKIYDPEGTYRIKYQEMKSKANEEP from the exons ATGGGACAGCCCGGTTTCCGTCGTGCCATGGGGCACTTTTCGTTGGTGGTGGCACTGATGTGCACCACCTGTTTCCAAGTGGAAGGACTACCCCATCCGCCGGCCACGTCGCCGTCAccaatgatggaaaggatggtGGAACAAGCCTACGACGATAAGTTCGACAACGTCGATCTGGAGGAGATCCTTAACCAAGAACGACTGTTGATCAACTACATAAAGTGCCTGGAGGGCACAGGTCCTTGCACTCCCGATGCCAAAATGTTGAAGG AGATCCTACCCGACGCCATCCAAACCGATTGCACCAAGTGCACGGAGAAGCAGCGGTATGGTGCTGAAAAGGTGACCCGTCATCTCATCGACAACCGACCCACCGACTGGGAGCGTCTAGAGAAGATCTACGATCCCGAGGGAACCTACCGCATCAAATACCAGGAAATGAAGTCCAAGGCCAATGAGGAGCCTTAA
- the LOC6606046 gene encoding unc-112-related protein, whose translation MIHVGENSWNLRIFITDLALEKTMRVRGDQHIGGIMLQLVDPENPKDWSDHALWWPARNVWLSRTKLTLDQCGVQADSLLHFTPMHKILRVQLPDLRYLDCRVDYSVKTFSAVVNLCKQLDIRYPEELSLCKPLEAEHLKRNFAQVPHQKRVPIAEPDGTTYLQPAADTNSFVPISTSFHGEGGSTDSLDKPSAPGSFFCAPLSPHNHRARSPVRAASPFPGTWKQSQLAYATYDSSSSSLGDFQENLASSPPTPCADVRALQLRPKSLVEKARLNVGWLDSSLSIMEQGIREYDTLCLRFKYFTFFDLNPKCDQVRINQLYEQAKWSVLNEELDCTEEESLMFAALQFQVNHHVDHTPQGVAVDSGIETSSQENDNEDEIDSALKELQITLEGPDYGGDSRNITRIPELSDYLRYLKPQRFTLRGYKRYYFTYRDLHLHLFKNAEESRRVAPVISINLRGCEVTPDVNLSQGKYAIRLEVSPDGGHGTNSEVWVRCENEQQYAKWMAACRLAAKGRSLADSSYESEVDSILSLLQMQRPAHGVHVNIDPRSVEAVDYLSPKILRKLSNKAVQRILEAHANVRELNALDSKLKYIQAWRSLPDFGVSLFIIKFDGHRKEELLGVAHNRIMRMDLSSGDHIKTWRYNTMKAWNVNWNIKCMMIQFEDENVVFSCHSADCKVVHEFIGGYIFMSMRSKDNNQTLNEELFHKLTGGWS comes from the coding sequence ATGATCCACGTCGGCGAGAACTCGTGGAATCTGCGGATCTTCATCACGGATCTGGCGCTGGAGAAAACGATGCGCGTGCGCGGTGACCAACACATTGGGGGCATCATGCTGCAGCTGGTGGATCCGGAGAATCCCAAGGACTGGTCGGATCATGCTCTGTGGTGGCCGGCGCGAAATGTTTGGCTCAGCCGAACCAAACTGACCCTGGATCAGTGCGGTGTCCAGGCGGATAGCCTGCTGCACTTCACGCCCATGCACAAGATACTGCGGGTTCAGCTGCCGGATTTGAGGTACTTGGACTGCCGGGTGGATTACTCCGTAAAGACGTTCTCGGCGGTGGTTAATCTATGCAAGCAGTTGGATATCCGCTATCCGGAGGAGTTGTCCCTGTGCAAACCTCTGGAAGCGGAGCACCTGAAGCGTAACTTCGCCCAGGTGCCGCATCAGAAGCGAGTGCCAATTGCTGAGCCAGATGGTACCACTTACCTGCAGCCTGCTGCGGACACCAACTCGTTTGTGCCCATCAGCACGTCGTTTCATGGAGAAGGCGGAAGCACGGACAGTCTGGACAAGCCCTCTGCACCGGGATCCTTCTTCTGTGCTCCTCTATCGCCGCACAATCACCGAGCCCGCTCTCCAGTGCGCGCCGCATCACCTTTTCCAGGCACCTGGAAACAGAGCCAGCTTGCCTATGCCACGTACGATTCAAGCTCCTCAAGTCTTGGAGATTTCCAGGAGAATTTGGCCAGCTCTCCTCCCACCCCATGCGCGGATGTGCGAGCTCTTCAGCTGCGCCCCAAGTCGCTGGTGGAGAAGGCGCGCCTGAATGTGGGCTGGCTGGACTCGTCGCTGTCCATCATGGAACAGGGCATACGCGAGTACGACACGCTGTGCCTGCGCTTCAAGTACTTCACCTTTTTCGATCTAAATCCCAAGTGCGACCAGGTGCGCATCAATCAGCTGTACGAGCAGGCCAAGTGGAGTGTGCTGAACGAGGAGTTGGATTGCACAGAGGAGGAGAGCCTTATGTTCGCCGCCCTCCAGTTCCAGGTGAACCATCACGTAGATCATACACCCCAGGGTGTAGCAGTGGACTCGGGCATTGAAACCTCCAGTCAGGAGAATGATAACGAAGACGAGATTGATTCGGCACTCAAAGAGCTACAGATTACGCTGGAGGGACCGGATTACGGCGGAGACTCGCGGAACATTACACGCATACCGGAGCTCTCTGACTATTTGCGTTACCTGAAGCCGCAAAGGTTCACGCTGCGCGGCTATAAGCGCTACTACTTCACCTATCGGGATCTGCATTTGCATCTGTTCAAGAACGCCGAAGAGTCGCGACGTGTTGCGCCTGTCATAAGCATCAACCTGAGGGGCTGCGAAGTAACTCCGGATGTAAACCTATCCCAGGGAAAGTATGCTATCCGGCTGGAGGTCTCTCCAGATGGTGGCCACGGTACCAACAGCGAGGTGTGGGTGCGCTGCGAGAACGAGCAGCAGTACGCCAAGTGGATGGCTGCCTGTCGTTTGGCGGCCAAGGGAAGATCCCTGGCGGATAGCTCGTACGAGAGTGAAGTGGACAGCATACTCTCGCTACTGCAGATGCAGCGACCTGCACACGGAGTTCATGTAAACATCGATCCTCGCTCTGTAGAAGCAGTTGATTATCTGTCGCCCAAGATCCTCCGCAAGCTGTCCAACAAGGCAGTCCAGCGGATTCTCGAAGCACATGCCAACGTTCGGGAGCTGAATGCTTTAGATTCAAAACTGAAGTACATCCAAGCCTGGCGGTCGTTACCTGACTTTGGAGTAAGCCTGTTCATCATCAAGTTCGACGGGCATCGGAAGGAGGAGCTGCTCGGCGTGGCCCACAATCGCATCATGCGCATGGATCTGAGCTCGGGGGATCACATTAAGACCTGGCGATATAACACCATGAAGGCGTGGAACGTCAACTGGAACATTAAGTGCATGATGATTCAGTTTGAAGACGAGAATGTGGTCTTCTCCTGCCACTCGGCGGACTGCAAGGTGGTGCACGAATTCATCGGTGGCTACATCTTCATGTCAATGCGATCCAAGGACAACAACCAGACCCTGAACGAGGAGCTCTTCCACAAACTTACCGGCGGCTGGTCCTAG